From Megalobrama amblycephala isolate DHTTF-2021 linkage group LG8, ASM1881202v1, whole genome shotgun sequence, the proteins below share one genomic window:
- the il12rb2 gene encoding interleukin-12 receptor subunit beta-2, with product MSSECTWLVPVMLCFILATGAHEGSVCTVNSSAGNEVILGSNFTISCNFIKECTKEIFLNMKQISYKQFNNSIVVSVKNLTEFSTFACKCKEAHEPDPCGIDITPGYPPDIPQNLTCIRKTEFGNVSCTWITGRDTKLVTTCQLRVQGDPHPSYKSVMNSTGFCWSTFPIKSSKMSQLVVSLNVSNSLGSKTSGPHTFTLRNIVKPSIPQISHVNCSSQWCHLHTDNHSMDLVEVQYRAVNGIWKKLETNAKMNLNITSLQPDTKYKFQIRRKINHRVGLWSDWSQEKETKTEEEAPVKELDVWYLQEPKHSQSGNKCFQIVWKELNISDAKGKILKYNISVLEQKMNSSNKIPTSRNHHICCSNCSVSVSAVNSKGQSPAKFIKLRSPGLASGFLPHKLLNNHSVALSWQRFAIAGQVTEYVVHWYPVGYTDRIQWIRVLDNTANITGLQPQECYRVAVTALHTSGPIMAHFRGISTWQSAPEQGPVPQPVLKNSENLQLEWSEIPQEKRRGCLKKYTIYLWNKLTEDTQTYSVDYPKKQYTISGLSPGQCYKLWVTAWTDAGEGPRGSELPFCTPTDAEKLLSHVILAGGGVLLSCLILLCICQFSSVQKRFLSCCQCLLPTVIPDPANSSCAKTYTDDQGEIKFYLHKYDPSVSEDPENVEVEEVPYPSFPCTYIKSFSQESSSSDATQSTRTTDYTDDYISTHGAISGGEEEENEEEEACLDEFEFFPSTHSPFLEPLVLTGGKLTLDAVKIDCSEFLDCT from the exons GATCTGTGTGCACTGTAAATTCAAGCGCAGGCAATGAAGTCATCTTAGGTTCCAATTTCACAATCTCCTGCAACTTCATCAAGGAATGCACCAAAGAAATTTTTCTGAATATGAAACAAATTAGTTATAAACAATTCAACAATTCAATTGTGGTGTCTGTTAAGAATCTAACAGAGTTCAGCACCTTCGCCTGCAAGTGTAAGGAGGCCCATGAACCAGACCCATGTGGGATTGACATCACTCCAGGAT ACCCTCCAGATATTCCACAAAATCTGACGTGCATTCGAAAAACGGAATTTGGCAATGTCAGCTGCACTTGGATAACAGGAAGGGATACCAAACTCGTGACCACGTGTCAGTTACG GGTTCAAGGTGACCCGCACCCCAGCTATAAGAGTGTTATGAACTCTACAGGATTTTGTTGGTCCACATTCCCCATCAAAAGCTCAAAAATGTCTCAGCTTGTTGTGTCACTCAATGTCTCTAATAGTCTGGGTTCAAAAACCTCAGGTCCCCACACCTTCACCCTCAGAAATATAG TAAAACCCTCAATACCTCAAATCAGTCATGTGAACTGCTCATCACAATGGTGCCACCTACACACAGATAATCACAGCATGGACTTAGTTGAAGTCCAATACAGAGCAGTAAATGGGATCTGGAAAAAACTTGAG ACTAATGCCAAGATGAATTTGAATATTACCTCACTGCAGCCAGATACCAAGTACAAGTTCCAGATCAGGAGGAAAATAAACCATAGAGTAGGTTTGTGGAGTGACTGGAGTCAAGAAAAGGAAACCAAAACTGAAGAGGAag CTCCTGTAAAGGAGCTTGACGTCTGGTATCTCCAAGAACCGAAACACTCGCAGTCTGGAAATAAGTGTTTCCAGATAGTTTGGAAG GAACTGAATATATCAGATGCCAAGGGGAAGATTCTGAAGTATAATATAAGTGTTCTGGAGCAGAAGATGAACTCAAGCAACAAAATTCCAACCAGCAGAAATCATCACATATGCTGCTCTAACTGTTCTGTGTCAGTGTCTGCAGTTAACTCAAAGGGTCAATCTCCTGCCAAATTTATCAAGCTGCGTTCTCCAG GACTTGCTTCAGGTTTCCTGCCACACAAACTATTAAATAATCATAGCGTTGCCCTCTCCTGGCAGAGGTTTGCCATTGCAGGCCAAGTAACTGAGTATGTGGTTCATTGGTATCCAGTTGGATACACTGACAGGATTCAGTGGATTCGAGTACTGGATAACACAGCTAACATTACAG GTCTCCAGCCTCAAGAATGCTATCGGGTTGCAGTCACTGCTCTGCACACATCTGGTCCCATAATGGCACACTTTAGAGGCATCTCCACATGGCAGTCAG CTCCAGAACAAGGTCCAGTTCCTCAACCAGTCTTGAAGAATTCTGAGAACTTGCAGTTGGAATGGTCTGAAATCCCtcaagagaagagaagaggcTGTTTGAAAAAATACACCATCTACTTGTGGAACAAGTTAACGGAAGATACTCAAACTTACA GTGTGGACTATCCAAAGAAACAGTATACTATTAGTGGTCTGTCACCAGGACAGTGTTACAAACTGTGGGTCACTGCCTGGACAGATGCTGGGGAGGGACCCAGAGGAAGTGAACTCCCATTCTGCACACCAACAGATG CTGAGAAACTATTGTCCCATGTGATCTTGGCTGGTGGAGGAGTACTTTTGTCCTGTCTAATCCTCTTGTGCATCTGTCAGTTCTCCTCTGTGCAGAAAAG ATTCTTAAGTTGTTGCCAGTGTCTGCTGCCTACAGTTATTCCAGATCCAGCAAACAGCAGTTGTGCAAAGACGTACACTGATGACCAG GGTGAAATTAAATTCTATCTTCACAAATATGACCCCAGCGTGAGTGAGGATCCCGAAAATGTAGAGGTGGAGGAAGTTCCCTACCCCAGCTTCCCCTGCACCTACATCAAAAGCTTCTCTCAGGAGTCCAGTTCCTCTGATGCCACCCAGAGCACCAGGACCACAGACTACACAGATGACTACATCTCCACTCACGGCGCAATAAGTGGAGGAGAAGAGGAAGAGAACGAGGAAGAAGAGGCGTGTTTGGATGAATTTGAATTCTTCCCAAGCACTCACAGCCCTTTCTTGGAACCGCTGGTTTTAACTGGAGGAAAGTTGACACTGGATGCAGTAAAAATAGACTGCAGTGAATTTCTGGATTGCACGTGA